A genomic region of Globicephala melas chromosome 9, mGloMel1.2, whole genome shotgun sequence contains the following coding sequences:
- the ETV1 gene encoding ETS translocation variant 1 isoform X7, with the protein MFEKGPRQFYDDTCVVPEKFDGDIKQEPGMYREGPTYQRRGSLQLWQFLVALLDDPSNSHFIAWTGRGMEFKLIEPEEVARRWGIQKNRPAMNYDKLSRSLRYYYEKGIMQKVAGERYVYKFVCDPEALFSMAFPDNQRPLLKTDMERHINEEDTVPLSHFDESMAYMPEGGCCNPHPYNEGYVY; encoded by the exons ATGTTTGAAAAGGGCCCCAGGCAGTTTTATGATGACACCTGTGTTGTCCCAGAGAAATTCGATG gaGATATAAAGCAAGAGCCAGGAATGTATCGGGAAGGACCCACGTACCAGCGGCGGGGATCACTTCAGCTCTGGCAGTTTTTGGTAGCACTTCTGGACGACCCTTCCAATTCCCATTTCATTGCCTGGACTGGGAGAGGCATGGAATTTAAATTGATTGAGCCTGAAGAG GTGGCCCGGCGTTGGGGCATTCAGAAAAACAGGCCAGCCATGAACTATGATAAACTTAGCCGTTCACTCCGCTATTATTATGAGAAAGGAATCATGCAAAAG GTGGCTGGAGAGAGATACGTCTACAAGTTTGTATGTGATCCAGAAGCCCtcttctccatggcctttccagATAATCAGCGCCCACTGCTGAAGACAGACATGGAGCGTCATATCAACGAAGAGGACACGGTGCCTCTGTCCCACTTTGACGAGAGCATGGCCTATATGCCAGAAGGGGGCTGCTGCAACCCTCACCCCTATAACGAAGGCTACGTGTATTAA
- the ETV1 gene encoding ETS translocation variant 1 isoform X6, producing MLQDLSASVFFPPCSQHRTLAQVPDNDEQFVPDYQAESLAFHGLPLKIKKEPHSPCSELGSACSQEQPFKFSYGEKCLYNVSAYDQKPQVGMRPSNPPTPSSTPVSPLHHASPNSAHTSKPDRAFPAHLPPSQPIQDSSYPMDHRFRRQLSEPCNSFPPLPTMPREGRPMYQRQMSEPNIPFPPQGFKQEYHDPVYEHNTMVGGAASQSFPPPLMIKQEPRDFAYDSEVPSCHSIYMRQEGFLAHPSRTEGCMFEKGPRQFYDDTCVVPEKFDGDIKQEPGMYREGPTYQRRGSLQLWQFLVALLDDPSNSHFIAWTGRGMEFKLIEPEEVARRWGIQKNRPAMNYDKLSRSLRYYYEKGIMQKVAGERYVYKFVCDPEALFSMAFPDNQRPLLKTDMERHINEEDTVPLSHFDESMAYMPEGGCCNPHPYNEGYVY from the exons tgGCTTTTCATGGCCTCCCACTGAAAATCAAGAAAGAACCCCACAGTCCATGTTCAGAACTTGGCTCTGCCTGCAGTCAAGAACAGCCCTTTAAATTCAGCTATGGAGAAAAGTGCCTGTACAATGTCAG TGCCTATGATCAGAAGCCACAAGTGGGAATGAGGCCCTCCAACCCCCCAACACCATCCAGCACCCCAGTGTCCCCCCTGCACCATGCGTCTCCCAACTCAGCTCACACTTCGAAACCTGACCGCGCCTTCCCAGCTCACCTCCCTCCGTCGCAGCCCATTCAAGACAGTAGCTACCCCATGGACCACAG ATTTCGCCGCCAACTTTCTGAACCCTGtaattcctttcctcctttgccGACAATGCCAAGGGAAGGACGTCCCATGTACCAACGGCAGATGTCTGAGCCAAACATTCCCTTCCCACCTCAAGGCTTTAAGCAGGAGTACCACGACCCAGTGTATGAACACAACACCATGGTTGGTGGTGCGGCCagccaaagcttcccccctcctctGATGATCAAACAGGAGCCCAGAGATTTTGCATATGATTCAG AAGTGCCTAGCTGCCACTCCATTTATATGAGGCAAGAAGGCTTCCTGGCTCATCCCAGCAGAACAGAAG GCTGCATGTTTGAAAAGGGCCCCAGGCAGTTTTATGATGACACCTGTGTTGTCCCAGAGAAATTCGATG gaGATATAAAGCAAGAGCCAGGAATGTATCGGGAAGGACCCACGTACCAGCGGCGGGGATCACTTCAGCTCTGGCAGTTTTTGGTAGCACTTCTGGACGACCCTTCCAATTCCCATTTCATTGCCTGGACTGGGAGAGGCATGGAATTTAAATTGATTGAGCCTGAAGAG GTGGCCCGGCGTTGGGGCATTCAGAAAAACAGGCCAGCCATGAACTATGATAAACTTAGCCGTTCACTCCGCTATTATTATGAGAAAGGAATCATGCAAAAG GTGGCTGGAGAGAGATACGTCTACAAGTTTGTATGTGATCCAGAAGCCCtcttctccatggcctttccagATAATCAGCGCCCACTGCTGAAGACAGACATGGAGCGTCATATCAACGAAGAGGACACGGTGCCTCTGTCCCACTTTGACGAGAGCATGGCCTATATGCCAGAAGGGGGCTGCTGCAACCCTCACCCCTATAACGAAGGCTACGTGTATTAA